In the genome of Arthrobacter alpinus, the window TTGAAGTACAGGCCGGGCTCAATGGTGAAGACCATGCCTTCGGTGATGATGCCATCGAGGTAGAGCTCGGCACGGGCCTGGGCGCAGTCGTGCACGTCCATGCCCAAGTGGTGGCTGGTGCCGTGCGGCATCCAGCGGCGGTGCTGCTGGCCCTCGGGCGAGAGCGCAACCTCGGCGGCAACTGCAGCAGGCCCCAAGCAGCCAGACGGTCTGCCAAAACCTCCATGGCTGCCGTGTGCACCTCGCGGAACTTGCGGCCCGGGACTGCCACGGCGAAGGCTGCATCGGCAGCATCCAGAACGGCCTGGTAGATCTTGCGTTGAACATCCGAGTACGTACCGTTGACGGGAATCGTGCGGGTGATGTCCGCGGTGTAGAGCGAATCAGCCTCAACGCCGGCATCAACGAGCAGCAGCTCGCCCTCGTTGACGGTTCCGGTGTTCCGGTTCCAGTGCAGCACGGTGGCATTGTTACCGCCGGCGGCGATGGTGTCATAGCCGAGCTCGTTGCCTTCTTCGCGCGGCGCGGGCAAAGAATGCGCCTTCAACCACGCGCTCTCCGCGCTGGTGGGCAACCGCGCGTGGCAGGGCCCTGACGATGTCCTCGAAGCCGTTCACGGTGGCCGCGACAGCAATCTTCATCTGCTCGATTTCCCAGGCGTCCTTGATCAGGCGCAGCTCGGAAAGCGCCTCGGCCAGCTTGCCGTCCAGATCATCCAATGCGCCGAAGTCCAGGGAATCCGGGTTCTTGGCCGTGTTGTAGCGGGCAGTGTCCACGAGAGCGTCGATGTTCTCGTCAACCTTGCGCACCAAGCGGATGGACGTGCCGCCCACGGACGTCTCGCCGACGTTCTTGGTGACGGCAACCTCAAGCTCGGTAACATCGGCCGTTGGCAGACCAAGCTGGGCCTGGAATTCGGCCAGGGTGGGGCGGCGGCCAATCCAGAACTCTCCGCTGCGGGCATCGGCGTAAAACGCCTTCGTGTCCCGGCCAGCCATGGGGCGGAAGTAGAGGGTGGCGCGGTGGTGGCCGCCGTCGTCCCCGGCACCCTCGGCAACGGGGTCCATGACCAGCACGGCGTCGGGCTCGTGGTCAACGCCCAGACCGGTCAGGTGCGCGAATGCGGAGTGCGGGCGGAAACGGTAGTCGCAGTCGTTGGAGCGGACCTTCAACGGGCCGGCGGGGATGACCAGGCGTTCGGTCTTGAACTGCTCGGAGATGGCACGACGGCGGCGGGCGGCATGGTCTGCCACCTCGGCACGGGCGGGGAGTTCAGTGGACGACGGCGCCCAGCTGGAAGCCATGAAGGAACGGAAGGCGTCAGAGTCGGGCCGCTGCGAACGGTTGTTCACACGCTCCTCGAGGGGCTGATCGCTTGAGTGGTCGGGGTGCGCGGAGGATTGCTCAGTCTGGTTCACCCCTTAAGTCTCCCACCGCTTGCGCCTTGGGACAAAGAAGCACACGGGATGCAGAAGCGACGTAGGCTTGGAACGTGAGAATCGATTTGCACGCCCACTCAAATATTTCCGACGGCACCCAGCGCCCTGCCGAGCTTGTCGCCGCCGCCGCAAAGGCCGCCTGGATGTGGTTGCGTTGACAGATCACGACACCACCGACGGCTGGGCCGAGGCCAGGGCAGCCGCGAAAGACCACGGCGTCGGCCTGATTCCGGGCATGGAAATCTCCTGCAAAACCTCACTGGGAATCAGTGTCCACCTGCTCTGCTACCTCCACGACCCCGCCAACCCGGCGCTGTTGGAGGAGATTACCAAGGCCAAGGTGGCCCGGCTGAGCCGTGCCGAACGCATGGTGGAACGCCTCGCTGAGGACTACCCGCTGAACTGGGACGACGTCAGCGCCATGTTGCCCCCGGAGCCACGGTGGGCCGCCCGCATATTGCTGATGCCTGGTAGCGGCGGGCATCGTGGGGACAGGAACGAGGCTTTCGCCAGCATCCTCACCTCCCATTCGCGCTATTTCGTCAGCCACTACGCGCCGGATCCGGTGCACGCCGTGGAATTGGTCCGTGCCGCCGGCGGCGTCCCGTGTTTGCGCACCCGCTGGCGTCGGCCAGGGGGCGTGTGGTTGCCCGGGGATTTTTCACGACATGATCGACGCCGGATTGCTCGGTTTGGAAGTGGAGCACCGGGACAATCCGCCCGAGGGTCGCGCGTGGCTGCGCAGGCTGGCGCAGGAAACCGGCCTCTTCATGACCGGGTCCTCGGACTATCACGGGGCCGGCAAGCCCAATTTGTTGGGCGAAAATCTCACAACGCCTGGGGCGCTGGACCGCATCCTGCCCAGGGGACAGGTTCCGCGCCGTTCCTGCATAACGGCGAAGTATGCACCATCAGTACCCTTGTGAGGGCATAGCGGCCATGTTCAATCACGGGCACTGTTACAGTCACAAGAGATGATTGGTTCGAAAGTGTGGCGAAAGTCCCCTTTTGAGCCGTTGTAATCCCGTTGCCGGCTGAACGTCAGCCGTTGATTTTCGGTAGTGAAGATAAGCCTTGAAAGCACTTCACTTTGGGCCGCCTGCGCAGAAATCTCTGCTTGCCTTGGCGGCTGGTCCCGGGCGGGAAGTGCGCCTGACAGGTCCTCACCGGATTACCTCATGCACCCTTATTTGGCGGCGCACGCTGATTGTTGGCGGAATGCCGGTGAATTCCGTCTATCGAAGGGACAAGAATGGTGCCGAATGGCGCAGGACTTCACCAACTGGGAAGTTGGACAGTAATTGGACTATTAGTGCTGTTTTACGGCGGCACACTGCTAATGACACTGTTCATTGGCCGCAAGAATGAAAACGCTGACGGCTACATGACCGCCGGCAACAAGGTCGGTTTTGGGATATCGGCCGGAAGCATGACCGCAACATGGATCTGGGCGTCGTCAATGTACGCCTCGGCCACCTCCGGCTACACGTACGGAATATCCGGGCCCATCCACTACGGTTTGTGGGGCGCGTTGATGATCTTGTTCATCTACCCGTTTGGCAAGCGAATCCGCGCCGTCGCCCCCAAGGCCCACACCTTGGCGGAGGTCATTTACGCCCGGCACGGCAAATCAAGCCAGTTGATGCTCGCCGGCTCGAACATTGTTGGATCGATGGTGAGCATCACCTCCAACTTCATCGCCGGTGGTGCGCTGATTGCGTTGCTGTCCCCGTTTAGCTTCACCCAAGGCATCCTGTTTCATCGGCGGCGGCATCCTGCTGTACTCGCTGTGGTCAGGGTTCAGGGCCTCCGTGCTCACCGACGCCGCGCAGGTCTTTGCCATGCTCGGGGCCGTGGTGATCATTATTCCGGTGGTTTTCTTTGCCGCCGGCGCCCCGACATGTTTGTCACGGGCGCTTCGAGGTTGACGCCGCAGCAGTCCAACTTCTTCTCCTCCGACGCGTTCATGAACCAGGGTGCACCGTACATCGCGGCCGTTCTGGCCTACGCCATCGGTAACCAGACCATTGCCCAGCGGCTCTTTGCCGTACGTGAAGACCTCATCAAGAAGACCTTCGTGACGGCCACGGTTGGCTATGGCGCCACCATTATTGGGATTGGCATGATGGGTGTCATGGCCCTGTACGCCGGTATTCTTCCGCTGGATGGAGACACCAACAACCTGATCCCGCAGATGGCCGCGACCTATCTCAGCCCGGTGCTGTTGGGGATCTTCCTGATCATGATCGTGGGTGCGCTGTCCTCCACGGCTGATTCAGACCTATCTGCCATGTCTTCAATCATGATGGCCGATGTCTACGGCCAGAACATCGCCAAGGAGGGCAAGGCGAACCCCAAGACCATGCTGTTCATTGGCCGCATCACCATGATTGTGGCCACCGGCGCCGGCCTGTATTTTGCCAGCGGACAGCTAAACATCCTTGACCTGCTGGTGTTTGTCGGAGCCTCTGGGGTGCCCTGGTGTTCCCCGTCATTGCCAGCTTCTACTGGGAAAAGATCACCAACAAGGCCTTCACCATCTCGGTGCTTGCCGCCCTCGCCTGCTTCATCCCTGTGCGGTTTGAGTGGATCTCCATGGGCGGCGCCACCGGAATCGTGGTGGATGTACTCTCCGTTGTCGGCATTGGCGTGGTCCTTGGCCTAATGGCCTTCGGGTTCTTTGGCCTCAAAACGGCCAAGATCGTGGCGGCCGTTGCCATGCTCGCGGCCGCACCATTCGCGATCGGCGTCCTGCACGATTACACGGTGCTCTCGGGCTCGCTCGTTGCCTACGCTGTCAGCACCCTGGTGTGTTACTTCATGTGCTTCCGCAACCAGGCGACCTTTGACTTCGACACCATCAAGGAGCGCATCGGCGACTTCGACAACCGGGAGGAAGCCAACCACAACACCCCCGGAACCCTTCTCGAGAAGAAAGCCTAGGCACTGTTCATGACCGTATTTTTTCTATCCCTCTATGTTCTGATCTGGCCGGTCATCGTTGCTGGCGTGCTCTACGTGCTGGGCAAAGCCTTCCTCCAGGAAATCCTGGACGCCCGGCGTGAAGGCCGACCGCTGATTTAGCGGCCACAACAAAAAAACTGCCCTGCCGGTTCGTCAAGAAGATTTCTTGATGAACCGGCAGGGCAGTTTGCGTGGTGCCGGTGAGTTCTACTCGCCGGACTCCTTGGCTACCGTCTCACCGTTGCGGCGGCGGGTGCGGGTCCGGCGTGCACGCGGTGCCGCGGCCTCGGCCGAGGCCGCCACAGGGGCACTGTTTTCGGCCGGCGCGGCACTTTCGGATGATGGACGACGGCGGCTCCGGCCGCCCTCGCGCTTCTCACCTGTGCTGCTGGCGGCACGGCTTCCGCCGTCACGGCCGGACTCCTCGCGGCGCTTCTCACCGTGGCGGGCACCGGTGTGGTTGCCACCGCGGTTGGCGTTGCGGTCGCCGCCACGAGAGGAGTCCTGCTTCGGGGCGTTGCGCTTACCGGTCTCGCCCAGATCCTCCAGCACTTCGGCGTCAATGCCTGCGTGCGTGCGCTTGTCGCGCGGCAGGCGGCCCTTGGTACCGGCCGGAATATCCAGATCCGTGTAGAGGTGAGGGGAGGAGGAATACGTCTCGATGGGCTCGGGAACGCTCAAACCCAGTGCCTTGTTGACGAGGGCCCAGCGAGGCATGTCATCCCAGTCAACGAAGGTCACGGCCGTGCCCTTGTTGCCTGCGCGGCCGGTACGGCCCACGCGGTGCAGGTAGATCTTCTCGTCTTCAACGCACTGGTAGTTGACCACGTGCGTGACATCATCGACGTCGATGCCGCGAGCGGCAACGTCGGTGGCCACCAGAACGTCAACCTTGTTGTTACGGAAGGCCCGCAGGGCCTGCTCGCGGGCACCCTGACCCAGATCGCCGTGAATGGCTGCCGCAGCAAATCCGCGGTCAACCAGCTCCTCGGCCACCTTGGCTGCGGTGCGCTTGGTCTTGGTGAAGATGATGGAACGGCCACGGTCCTTGGCCTGCAGGATCCGGGCCAAAACCTCGATCTTGTCCAGGTTGTGGGCACGGTAGATGAGCTGGCGGATGTCGCGCTTGGTCAAGCCCTCGTCGTCCGGGTCAGCGGCACGGATGTGCGTGGGCTGGGTCATGTAGCGCCGTGCCATGGCAACAACCGGGCCGGGCATGGTGGCCGAGAACAACAGTGTCTGGCGAACCGGAGGAGTGCCGGCAATCAACGTTTCAACGTCGGGCAGGAAGCCCAGATCCAGCATTTCGTCGGCCTCGTCGAGGATCACGATGCGTACGTGCTTGACGTTCAGGTGGCGCTGCTTGAGCAGATCGATCAGGCGGCCGGGCGTACCAACAATAAGTTCGACACCCTTTTGCAGGGCCTCGACCTGGGGCTCGTAGGCGCGGCCACCATAAATTGTGGCGATGCGGATGCCGCGGTGCTTGGAGGCGGTGGTGAGATCTCCGGCCACCTGCACGGCAAGCTCGCGGGTGGGCACAATCACCATGGCCTGGGGGGCGCCCGGGGCGGCAAGCTTTGCAAAGCCTTCGTCCTTGGGGGCCACAATGCGGTTCAATGCCGGGATGCCGAAACCGAGCGTCTTGCCCGTTCCGGTCTTGGCCTGGCCAATGATGTCGTGCCCGGTCAACGCGATGGGCAGGGTCATGGCCTGGATCGGGAAGGGGTGGAGGATGCCGGCCTCGGTCAGGGAGGAAACGATCTCGTGGTGCACGCCAAAGCTGGCGAACGTTTCCTTTTCTTCGTGCCGGGCAGGCTCGGTGCTGCTGAGGGATCCGTCAATTTCAACGATCTCGTTGCTGTCTTCTGCCTGCAGGAGTGAATCTGCTTCAATGCTCAAATGCTTACCATTCAATTCGTCTATACAAGGTGCCGTCAGCCGGGCTCAACGCTGGCGCTTGGAAGGCCTCACGGAACGCAGGTCGGCGGCACTATCTAGGGAAGCCGATCGCGGGCTAACAAAAACTTAGCCCTCCCTTTTGTCAGAACGACGGGTTTGGGAGGAGCTGAAAAGACGCGCGTTGGGGCGGGTTTGTTGAATCAATACTTTTTAATCAACGACCGGGCATCCATGTCTACCTCTTCAGTCTAGCCGCACACCCTAACTTTGCGCTGACGGCACGAACGTTACGCTGCGCTTGGCAATATCGACAGCGGTAAGCCGTACCCGAACCACGGTTCCCGGAGTCAGGTCACCTTCGCAGTAGGCGGTCACGGCAGGGACGCTGATCTGGATGGAACTGCGGGCGGTTGCGGACTTGGAATTGTGGCCGTTGCTGCGTGGCCCGGCAAGGACGACGGCGTCAAACTCGCCTCCCACCTGGTGGCTTAGCAAGGCCGCCTCAACAGTGTCGATCGCCGCCTTGTCCACCTTGCTGGCCAGCTGGTTTGAGGCACTCATGATCTCAGGCAGTTCTGCCAGTGCCTCAACGGCCCACACCGGAACCTCTTCCTGGGCGCACAAGGCGGCGCAGAGGGACAGTACGAACCGGTCGACGAGCCTGCGCAGGGGGGCGGTGGTGTGCGCGTAAGGCGCGGCAACCGCGGCCTGCATGATTTCTTGGGGAACCGTGCCGTTGAATGGGGTGTAACCGGCGCCCCTGAACAGGCTTGCCGCCGCGTGCATCAGGGCAAGTTGCTTGGGATCCTCGGTATTGAGACTACGCAGATATTCCCCATAGGCGATGTCCTTGGTCCACGGGGTTCCCAGGGCCACGGTTTGCAGCCTGTACGTGGCGATCGATTCTTCATCCGGGGTGGGCATGGTGCGAAGGATGCCCACCTTGCCTTCGATCATGATCGTGGCAGCGGCCATGCCGGTCAGAAGAGAGATCTGGGCATTCCATTCCTCGATGGGCAGGTTGGGGCGGAAACTCAGGACGTAGCGGCCGTCGACGAATTCCACTTCCTGGCCCGGCACGTTCAGGCTGGCGCCGCCCCGGGCTCGTTCCAGGGCGATGCGCTTCGTCCCAATCTCGGCCAACAGTGCCAAGGTGTCGGCGAAAGCGGCGGGCGCAGTCCCGGCGTCGTACATTTCCTGGGCTTGTTCGTAGCCAAGCTTGGCAACACTTTTCACTGTGGCGCGGCGGACCGTGGCGGTGGTCTGTGAACCGTCAGCGGCAAGATGGATCTGCCAGACGTAGGCCGAGCGGGGATCGTTGGCGAAGAGGCTGGCGGCGCCCTCACTCATTGGAGCGGGGTGGAGGGGAATGCGTTGGCCAGGCGTGTAGATGGTTTGGCCACGTCGACGGGTCTCGGCATCGAGCGGACCACCGGCGGGGACAAAGGAGGGGACATCGGCGATGGCGTAGTGGACAATGTAGCCGTCGTCGTTGCGCTCCAGATACATGGCCTGGTCGAGGTCCTGCGAGGTGGGCGGATCGATCGTGATGAAGGGCAGCGCCGTGAGATCGGGTGCGGGCAGCTGATGGGCCGCAATGACCCGGTCAACCTCCGCCAAGACGTCAGGGGAGAACTCGCCGGGCAACTTGAACTCCTCGCTCAGGGCGGCAAGGGCTTGGGCAAGGGACTGTTCTGCGGCGCTGCTTCTGACGCCAATGTGAGAGTACGGCACCGTTTCAGCGTAAACGAATCCTGCCCGGGAACAAGGGCGGCGCGGCACGGACTATTCTGGGGGTATGAGTATTTCAGCTTCCGACGCCGATGATTCCGTTTCCGCAGGGGAATTGAGCGCCCGCTACGACAACTTTGTGGTGGATCTGCTCGGCAGCATCGCTTACGGGGAGCTTTCCGCGTTTGAGCGTTTGGCAACCGACGCGCGCCACTCGCCGTCGCTGGCCGACAGGGCGGTGCTGGGAAAAATGGCCGTGGCGGAGTATGGCCATTACGAATCCATGTGTGCACGGCTCAACGCCATGGGCATGGATCCGGAACTGGCCATGGCACCCTACCAGCGCATGGTTGATGCCTTCCACGAGCGGACCCGCCCCGCTGATTGGCACGAATCGCTCATGAAGGCCTATGTGGTTGAGACGATCACTGAAGAGTTTTACGCTGCAATTGCCGAGCACCTGGATGAGCCCACCCGTGAGGCAATTGCCCAGGTCCGCACAAGTGACGAGCAGATTGAGGTGTTGACCTCGCTGCTGAGAACCATGCTGGCCGAGGACCCGCGGCTGTCCTCGCGCTTGGCGTTGTGGGGGCGGCGCATGGTGGGGGAGGCCCTGACCCAGGTGCAGCGTATCGGTGCCAAGCACAGCTTCCTCGTGGGGCTGCGCCCGGACGCCACACATGAGCAGGCTGCGGCAGAGGTATCGGCCATCCTGAGTGCGCTCACGCGAAACCACTCCAAGCGCATGAGCAAGCTGGGGCTGACGGCTTAGGCCCGACGTTTGTGCCGAAAACGGTGTCAACTCGCCAAACGCCCCACAAGATACGCCGTTCTGACGGGTTTGCCCCGTTTTCGCGGCGGGCCGCGACTACCGGCTACCGTGAGCCGTTGCGCACGTCGTTGAGGATGCGGGCCACCGTTTCGGCCAGCGACTCCTCCGCCGTGATCGGCCGCTCCTCGATTCCCGTCAATGGGTCCCAGCCGTGGTACCAGCCACGCATGGCCTTCTCGCCGAAATCGGCCTGCTTGTGGGCGCGGGTGGCATGCCGGCGAAGCGTTTCCTCGAGCGTGAGGTCATATGCGTAAAAGTGGCTGGCGCCGGCGTGGTTTTCTTGCAGCCTGCGGAAAGAGCCGCTGTATTTACTGGCGTTGAACATGCCATCGGCAATCACGCTCCTGCCGTGGTTCAGGGCCAGGGCAGCGGATTGTTCGATCAGCTCAACCGTCAGCGCCGAATAATTTCCACTTTCCCCAGGACGGTGCGGCGGAAATAATCCTGCTCTATCCACACACCGGACAACTCCTGTTGCAGGGCGCGGGCAACAGAGCTCTTCCCGGAGCCGGAATTGCCACGCACCACAATGAGCAGGGACATGCTTCCATCCAAGCACGTGTGGCCCCGCAGGCGCACCTGGGTGCATTACGGGGCCACATGCCAGTTAGCGAACGGTGTTGCAGGGATCAGGCTGGAATCACTGCTACGGCGTCAATCTCCACGAGGAAGTCACCCAGAAATGAGCCCACCGTGGTTCGCGCCGGGTAGGGTGCCTGAACAAATTCCTCGTAGGCGGCGTTGAATCCGGCAAAATCTCGTGCCGGATCCTGGAGGTGAACGGTTGCCTTGACCACGTGCGAGAAGTCCAAACCGTGAGCGGCGAGCACGGCCGCCAGGTTTTCCATGGCGGCCCGTGTCTGCTCGCCAATCGTTTCCCCCAGGGTCTCATCCGTGACGGGGTGGTGCGGTGTTTGGCCCGCGGTGTAGAGGAAACCGTTGGCGGCGATGGCCTGGGAGTATGGGCCTGCCGGAACCGGCGCCTTGTCAGTGATGATTTGTGTGCGGAGCATGGGGTTTTCCTTGATGTTCGACGGCGGTCGGGTGCGGCCGCGCTGTTGGGTGCGTCTGCCGGTGGTGGCAGGGAAGCGGATTACAAAACCTTGGAGAGGAATGCCTTGGTGCGCGCGTGCTTGGGTGAGCCAAGAACTTCTTCGGGCGGCCCGCTCTCCACCACCACGCCCATGTCCATGAAGATGACCTGGTCGGCCACCTGCCGGGCGAAGGCGAGCTCGTGGGTGACAACCACCATGGTCATGCCCTCTGCCGCGAGGTCCTTCATGACCTCCAGGACCTCTCCGACGTTCTCGGGGTCAAGGGCAGAGGTGGGCTCGTCAAAGAGCATGAGCTTGGGCTTCATGGCCAGGGCCCGGGCAATGGCGATGCGCTGCTGCTGGCCGCCGGAGAGGTCCTGCGGGTAGGAATGCCCCCGGTCGCCCAAGCCAACCCGGTCCAGCAGGACCTGGGCCTCGGTGATGACTTCCTTCTTGGGCCGGCCCAGGACGTGAACGGGAGCCTCGATGATGTTTTCCATGACCGTCATGTGCGGGAACAGATTGAAGCGCTGGAACACCATGCCCGCGGTCAGGCGGGACTTGGCGGTCTGGCTTTCCTTCTTTTCGTACAGGCGGCCGTTGCGTTCGGTGTAACCAACCAGCTGCTGATCCACGTAGAGACGGCCGGCGTCGATCTTCTCCAGGTGGTTGATGCAGCGCAGGAATGTGGTTTTGCCGGAGCCGGACGGGCCGATCAGGCAGGTCACCGTGCCTTGTTCAATTTTCAGGTCGATGCCCTTGAGGATTTCAATGGCCGCGAAGTTCTTGCGAACTCCCTGGGCCTCCACCATTGCTGTGCTCATGATGCTTTCCTTCTCTTGGGCCGGCGAACCAGGCGGGTTGCTGTGTCAAAGCCGCGACCGTAGCGCCGCTCAAGCTTGTTTTGGAAGTAGCTCAGTACGGTGGTCATGAGCAGGTACCAGAGGCTGGCCACAATGAGCAGCGGGATGGTCTGGTAGTTGAACGAGTAGATGATCTGGGCCGAGTACAGCAGGTCGGAGATGGCCAGGACGCTGACCAGGGAGGTGCCCTTGAGCATGGAGATGACCTGGTTGCCCGTGGGCGGCAGAACCACGCGCATGGCCTGCGGCAGGACAACACGCAGCATCAGCTTGCTGCGGTTCATGCCCAAGGCGCGGGCGGCGTCGTACTGGCCCTTGTCTACAGAGCTGATGCCGCTGCGGATGATCTCAGCCATGTAGGCGGCCTCGTTCAAAGCCAGGCCCAACAGGGCCGCACCGAGCGGGGAGATCAGGACGTTGGCCGAGCCGATGACCACGGAAGGTCCACCGAACGGCAAGCCCAACGCAATCACCGGGTACAGGGCTGCAACGTTGTACCAAAAAATCAACTGGACCAACAGGGGAGTGCCGCGGAAGAACCAGATGTAGGCACGGCTGAGCGTCCTCAGAATGGGGTTGCTGGACAGGCGCATGATCGCGAGCACCGTGCCGAGCAGGATGCCCACCGTCATGGAGACCACCGTCAGCATCAGCGTCAGCCCGGCGCCGCTCATGATCTCCGGGGAGAACAGGTAAGAGACGACGACGTCCCAGTGGTAGCGCTCATTGGTGGATACATCCAGGGCCGCGCTCGCGGCAACGAGGATCAGGACAATGGCGAGGGCGTTGCGGATGGGGTGGCGCAGGGGCACCACCGGGACAGAACCACCCGTTGCTGCTGGGGGAACGTGGTGCGAATCAGTGGATGAAAGCGTTGGTTGTTGCTGCATGGTGTTCACCTCCTATGGGGTGGAATCTATTGGGCGAAATTGACGCGGGGATCGGCGATGGCACTGCCATCCAGGCCGTACTTCTTCAGAACTAACTGGTAGGAATCGCTTTTGACGATGTCCACCATGGCGGTGGAGACCGCCTTGACCAACCCGGACTCGATGGGCAGGCCAACCCCGACCGGGGTGAAGTCGTATTGGGAGGAAATCTCGATGGCCGGGTT includes:
- a CDS encoding putative transporter small subunit translates to MTVFFLSLYVLIWPVIVAGVLYVLGKAFLQEILDARREGRPLI
- a CDS encoding DEAD/DEAH box helicase, yielding MEADSLLQAEDSNEIVEIDGSLSSTEPARHEEKETFASFGVHHEIVSSLTEAGILHPFPIQAMTLPIALTGHDIIGQAKTGTGKTLGFGIPALNRIVAPKDEGFAKLAAPGAPQAMVIVPTRELAVQVAGDLTTASKHRGIRIATIYGGRAYEPQVEALQKGVELIVGTPGRLIDLLKQRHLNVKHVRIVILDEADEMLDLGFLPDVETLIAGTPPVRQTLLFSATMPGPVVAMARRYMTQPTHIRAADPDDEGLTKRDIRQLIYRAHNLDKIEVLARILQAKDRGRSIIFTKTKRTAAKVAEELVDRGFAAAAIHGDLGQGAREQALRAFRNNKVDVLVATDVAARGIDVDDVTHVVNYQCVEDEKIYLHRVGRTGRAGNKGTAVTFVDWDDMPRWALVNKALGLSVPEPIETYSSSPHLYTDLDIPAGTKGRLPRDKRTHAGIDAEVLEDLGETGKRNAPKQDSSRGGDRNANRGGNHTGARHGEKRREESGRDGGSRAASSTGEKREGGRSRRRPSSESAAPAENSAPVAASAEAAAPRARRTRTRRRNGETVAKESGE
- a CDS encoding RNB domain-containing ribonuclease yields the protein MPYSHIGVRSSAAEQSLAQALAALSEEFKLPGEFSPDVLAEVDRVIAAHQLPAPDLTALPFITIDPPTSQDLDQAMYLERNDDGYIVHYAIADVPSFVPAGGPLDAETRRRGQTIYTPGQRIPLHPAPMSEGAASLFANDPRSAYVWQIHLAADGSQTTATVRRATVKSVAKLGYEQAQEMYDAGTAPAAFADTLALLAEIGTKRIALERARGGASLNVPGQEVEFVDGRYVLSFRPNLPIEEWNAQISLLTGMAAATIMIEGKVGILRTMPTPDEESIATYRLQTVALGTPWTKDIAYGEYLRSLNTEDPKQLALMHAAASLFRGAGYTPFNGTVPQEIMQAAVAAPYAHTTAPLRRLVDRFVLSLCAALCAQEEVPVWAVEALAELPEIMSASNQLASKVDKAAIDTVEAALLSHQVGGEFDAVVLAGPRSNGHNSKSATARSSIQISVPAVTAYCEGDLTPGTVVRVRLTAVDIAKRSVTFVPSAQS
- a CDS encoding ferritin-like fold-containing protein — protein: MSISASDADDSVSAGELSARYDNFVVDLLGSIAYGELSAFERLATDARHSPSLADRAVLGKMAVAEYGHYESMCARLNAMGMDPELAMAPYQRMVDAFHERTRPADWHESLMKAYVVETITEEFYAAIAEHLDEPTREAIAQVRTSDEQIEVLTSLLRTMLAEDPRLSSRLALWGRRMVGEALTQVQRIGAKHSFLVGLRPDATHEQAAAEVSAILSALTRNHSKRMSKLGLTA
- a CDS encoding kinase, which encodes MDRAGLFPPHRPGESGNYSALTVELIEQSAALALNHGRSVIADGMFNASKYSGSFRRLQENHAGASHFYAYDLTLEETLRRHATRAHKQADFGEKAMRGWYHGWDPLTGIEERPITAEESLAETVARILNDVRNGSR
- a CDS encoding AAA family ATPase, with translation MSLLIVVRGNSGSGKSSVARALQQELSGVWIEQDYFRRTVLGKVEIIRR
- a CDS encoding RidA family protein, with the protein product MLRTQIITDKAPVPAGPYSQAIAANGFLYTAGQTPHHPVTDETLGETIGEQTRAAMENLAAVLAAHGLDFSHVVKATVHLQDPARDFAGFNAAYEEFVQAPYPARTTVGSFLGDFLVEIDAVAVIPA
- a CDS encoding amino acid ABC transporter ATP-binding protein, which encodes MSTAMVEAQGVRKNFAAIEILKGIDLKIEQGTVTCLIGPSGSGKTTFLRCINHLEKIDAGRLYVDQQLVGYTERNGRLYEKKESQTAKSRLTAGMVFQRFNLFPHMTVMENIIEAPVHVLGRPKKEVITEAQVLLDRVGLGDRGHSYPQDLSGGQQQRIAIARALAMKPKLMLFDEPTSALDPENVGEVLEVMKDLAAEGMTMVVVTHELAFARQVADQVIFMDMGVVVESGPPEEVLGSPKHARTKAFLSKVL
- a CDS encoding amino acid ABC transporter permease, yielding MQQQPTLSSTDSHHVPPAATGGSVPVVPLRHPIRNALAIVLILVAASAALDVSTNERYHWDVVVSYLFSPEIMSGAGLTLMLTVVSMTVGILLGTVLAIMRLSSNPILRTLSRAYIWFFRGTPLLVQLIFWYNVAALYPVIALGLPFGGPSVVIGSANVLISPLGAALLGLALNEAAYMAEIIRSGISSVDKGQYDAARALGMNRSKLMLRVVLPQAMRVVLPPTGNQVISMLKGTSLVSVLAISDLLYSAQIIYSFNYQTIPLLIVASLWYLLMTTVLSYFQNKLERRYGRGFDTATRLVRRPKRRKAS